TCTAATCGTCATGTCGAATCAAATTGAAGTTTTGATACATATTTCACACAAACTCTATTTGATCAAGCGGTTATgaaaataacattaaataaaataataaatcaaacaatttaAAAACACAGAACTTggaataaaaaaccaaattaaaacaaaaattttggaatataaaatataattattttgaggaCTAAAGCTAagaagtaattaaatttttttaaaaaacttccaGATTAAATACTAAAGAGCTTTGCTATCCATAAGCCCTACACACCACataccacacttttttttttttaaaagatttttttgattttattcttcttaaaataattgaatttttctattcataattCATATACCAtacatttgataagagaaaaaaataaaaaataataaaaaaagagtgaTATGTAGTGTATGAGACTTAtgaatagaatttatttttaaaatttttaatgtcAGCTTGTAAAATATTGCACAAACTTTCAAATGGTACGTGTCAGTAGGCCTAGAAATACTCGAGGTAAGAAATATTTAAGTCGGAAATAGCCTTCCCAtgctaattatatattttttttttgaatttctgaagtgtaaaataaaaaatggtaaaagagtaaaatcacatatttaaaTTGTGTGAAAAGTGTGGGGTTAACATtcagaattattttattttattttatataaacagaaaggtacaaaaagattatttaagGTCAGTTAGGGATAATAGTATAGAATATGATCCACGAATCTGACACAAAATAAATGAGTTTggatttaatataaataagtttgaATAAAAACAAATGATTCGATAAGATATAATTATTAACAGAAACTCTTCTAGGCGGTCACGCCGTTCTCCCTCAATAAACGGCAGCAAATAACAGAGTGACACGTCAGCCATCCACATTTAGTACACATGAACCGCATCACACACGATtggaaaattaaaacaaatggaGCCGAAACCAGTCCATTTCCCTCCCCGTACAGCCCTCCCTTGCACTCCCGACCGGCGATTATTTTCCGGCAAAACTGCAACCCCACACAACCATCTATTCCGGTGTAAAGTCGAAACTCGTTTACACTCCAGACCGGCGATTCAAGTCCGGCAAAACTGCACAAGGAATAGTCTGCTATTCCGGTGTAACGGCGAAACTCCCTTGCAAACCAGACCGGCGAGACTGCCCCGCACAGCCTTCTATTCCGTCGTAGACCTCCAGCCCGCCCAAACTTCAGCACTGTCGCACCCTTCACAACCCGCACATGGTAAGTCTTCGCACAAAATTACAGCTATTCAGATTTGGGTTTTTCAGAGTGATTTTTTTGAATGGTTGTAGTGagaatgattaattaattagaggtaaaaatgaaattaattttgagatttgGTTTTCAAATAGATATTTTTGAACTGAATGCTTCTTGTAGTGaaaatgaataattaatttCACACTAACACCCTCTTGCATTGTAGTAGTGAGAATGGATAATTATCACgctttcaaattaatttttcttttaatttgacaTTAAATAcccaattaatatattttttttgatgaatataaaTTGAGGTAAATGTTTTTGTGGTGTTTTGAACCAAGACCCTACACAGAAAATATGCTGGTGGGGGGGCAAAGCTAGAGGATCTTATAATTTATTAAGattgttgtttatattttacatatttcatcATATAGATACTGTAAAAACTAGAGGATCTTTCAGCGATTAATATGTTGGGGATCTTTCAACCATTAAGTAGAAGTTGATGTAATGTTGAAGAAGgcagaaatttatttcaaagatTGCTAATGTTTTTAATCTTGTGTAAAACCTACAAGATAAGAAActcttaaaaattaatttgttccgacattaaatatttttctttgttttatgttgtaatGAAGGATATTCTGTCGAGTTCGAATAGTGATGAAGTTGATGtaatgatgagtagaaattgCCGTGATATTGAAGATGATACTATTGAGACTGATTCTGGAGTGCAACAAGATGATATGAATGTGGAAGATTGTGTGAATGTGGAAGATGGAGTGGATGTAGGAGAtggaattaataatatttccagTTCAAGTAGTGGTGTTTTTGAGCCATTCGTTGGGAAGGAGTTTGATGAGGTAGAAGACGCCCAAGCATTTTACAAGGCGTATGCAAGACGAACGGGTTTTGCAACGAGGACCAACCATACTCGATTATCAAAAGAGGACAGAAAACTAATTCTAGTAGAGTATGTTTGCTCAAGGGAAGGATTTCGGCGTGAAAGTCAGAAACAAATTGAACGAAAAATTCCTGAACCTGCTGAAACAAAAATTGGGTGTAAAGCAACGATGTGTATAAAAAAGGATTGTGAAAAGTGGACAGTATGCAAGTTTGTCCGTGAACACAACCATGAGCTACTTACACCGAGAAGCACGAGTTTGCTTCGTGGACATAGATGCGTAACACGTGTCCaaaaaaaactcattctcaCTTTAAATGAGTCCGGTGTACCGACAAGGAAGATAATGTCGGTGTTGAGCAAAGAATCAGGTGGTGATTTTAACATTGGATGTATTGGTAAGGACGTCGAGAATTATTTGggaaataaaagaaggaaattatttaaagagggaGATGCACAAAGGTTGTATGCCTACTTTCTTGATAGGCAGTGTAAAGAACCTGGGTTTGTGTATTCCATGCAAGTTGATGAGAATGGGTGTATGGGAAGTTGCTTTTGGGCAGATGCAAGATCAAGGGCTGCGTAtcaatattttggggatgttgtcACTTTTGATGCGACATATTtgacaaatatttataagatgccGTTTGTCCCATTTTCAGGAGTTAATCATCATCACCAAACAATCATGTTCGGTTGTGCATTGTTAGTTAATGAAACAGCTGAATCATATATTTGGCTACTGAGAACATGGCAAGAGGCTATGCTTGGGCGTGCCCCTTCAACCATAATTACTGATGATGACAAGGCGATGGCGAAGGCCATTGGTGTGGTACTCCCAAATACAACTCATAGGTTGTGCCTATGGCATATTTTGCAAAAATTCCCAGAACATTTGGCACATGTGTATAACAAGTTTCCGGACTTTCAAAAAGATTTCCGTCATTGTATCCATGAGACAATTACGACTGATGAGTTTGAGCAAGAATGGAGCTCAATACTAGGGAAGTATAGTCTACTAGATAATGATTGGCTGCAAAATCTTTATAACCGACGAGATAAGTGGGTTCCAGCTTACTTACGAACCACGTTTTGTGCTGGTATGTCAACAACTCAAAGGAGCGAaagcatgaataaattttttaaagattatgttcGTTCAAGCACGATGGTGAGTGATTTTGTGCATCAATATGAGAAAGCCTTAGATGCACGTTATTtcaaggagaaagagaaggacGTGCAAACAAAATCGACACGGGCTGTTATGAAAACTTTATGGAAAATTGAATCAGATGCAGCCTCAGTCTATACAAGGAAGTCCTTCATGATCTTCCAGGATGAGCTCTTTAATAGCCAACGGTACATTCCAACCAAAGTTGGAAAAGAGGGTGAAAGAAGGATATACGGAGTCATACCGAATGGCAAAGAGCAACCTATTTATCATGTGACCTTGGATAGTGGAGATGCGAAGGCAATATGCACATGCCATATGTTTGAGTTTGTGGGGATTCTTTGTAGGCATGTTCTATGTGTCCTTGGGAAGAAATCGAAATTAGGTATGTTGCCACATCATTATATTCTAGAGAGATGGACCATCAATGCTAAGAGTCAGACCATTCTTGATATACCAAATTCCGATGGCCATGTAATGACACACGATGATCCAATGATGAGAAAAAGCAAGTTGATGATGCAATTCTATGATATTGCCGAACTTGGCTCACAATCACCACAGAAATACAACCACCTCTCTCTTGCCTTAGACAAGGTCCACAAGGAGTTGCTCTTTATGGAAGATATTgagggagaaaaaaatatagaaggtGGAAATATGTCACAGAATGATTCGCAAGTGTTGAAATCCCAAGTTGTAtcaaatttttctcaaattttacaaGATCCTCCAAGGGTGCTAACGAAGGGCCGACCAAAAGCGTTGAGAGCAAAAAATCCGAAAGAGACTCAAAGCACGAAAAAAAGGCGTTGTAGCATTTGCAAGATTGAGGGTCATGCTAAGAACAACTGTCCTTCAGTAAGGTTggttcaaatttttcaaatttgtgtTGAAAAATATAGAAGGTGTTTTAATCAGTAcaagttaattttttatagttttttatcttttatgtaGGGATCTTGGAAATACTGGTGGGAACATATCTCAAAACTTGGATCTGTCGGGTCAAACATGAGGTTGGTGCCATTAAATGATATGGGGATCGAATGTGGGTgttgttttttaaattattcttatctgcatttaattgttttgttttgtgtttttttcttaTGTTACAGTTAATACAAGGAAGAATTGTATTGGTTGGCTTAGAGATGAAGTTGGAGGATTGCAATGATGGCTCGATTCCGTAGGGTCAATGGAGATGTTCATTTTGGAAATGTGTTGTAATCGAATGTGATGGTGGAAATGTTATGTATTTATTGGATATTCAGATTTTAGCAATTTAGTGTAATGTTGATGATGtgcatttccagattttaaGATTTTAGCAAGTTAGTgtaatgatgatgatgtatgttttcagattttcagattttagcaagttcagattttcagattttagcattctcagattttcagattttgggcAAGAGttgattttcagattttagcaAGTTTTTTCCATGTTGATGATGTATGTTttcagattttcagattttagcaAGTTCAGAATTTCAGATTTTAGCAAGTTCAGATTTTTAGATTTTAGCAAGTtttgattttcagattttagcaAGTTTTTTCCATGTTGATCATGTATGTTttcagattttcagattttagcattttcagattttcagattttgggcAAGTTTTGATTTCCAGATTTTAGCATGTTTTTTCCATGTTGATCATGTATGTTttcagattttcagattttagcaagttcagattttcagattttagcatttttcagattttcagattttgggcAAGTtttgattttcagattttagcaAGTTTTTTCCATGTTGATCATGTATGTTTTGAGATTTTCAGAAGTTGggcattttcagattttcagattttagcaAGTTCCATCCATGTTGATGATGTATGTCAACAACtcagattttcagattttagcaTTTCCAGATTTTAGCAAGTGTAATATTGATGATGTGCATTTTCAGACCAACCTGTTTTCTACCGAATGGCAAAGAGTTCATTGCTGTTTTCTACAAACAGATTCTGGAATAGACATTTGGCACTGTTTTTTACCAACAGTTTCTGGAATAAGAGCATGTATTTTGCACAAAGTCAGAAATTACAACATAAGTATCATTACATTTCTAACATAAGTATCATTACATCCCAAAAGTACTAGTATCAACAAAAATACAGGTGCTAATTCACAAACAGCCTAATACCCATAGGTTGTAACTATTGGCCTACATACATAATTGTTGCTACGATACAAGATTATTACAGCCCAAGTCAGTACAAAACAAGACCATGACAACAATAAAGCTTTTAGCGTTCCCTTATACTTCTTCTCCATAGCGGTAAATTTGGCTTGTTCAGTGATTACACGTTCTTGGTTTAATATGTTGTTCTTTCTTTGAGCTAGCTCTAACGTCAACTTGCAACATGTATTTAGTTCCATTTCAAGATCTACCCATTGAAAGAATCCACATTGCTTCTTGATTTTATAGTTTGGACAGTTGTAAAAGCGCCTGCCAAAACTAGTCGCCTTGCCCGAAATCCTTAGCTTAGATGGAATCCCACAGTAGCAGAATGGCCTCTCGAAACTGTCACTGCTGTCTTCGTATTTCATAATGCTTAATTCTGAAAAGTCTGTACTTACAAAAGAAAATTGTTAGTTTATCCTTTTTAGCAAAACCACATCATGGCATAGTACTTGATAAAAAGGAAAGTACAATAACCTCAATCTAAAGATTTGAAAAACAGTAGAAGAAAAGAGACTCAAACAAGATTTTAGCATACCCTTATTTGTCAAATTTTTTATACAAGGTGCTGGATGAAAACAGACTCAAAAACATTATTTCCAAATTATCTGTCAAATTATTTACATGTATCTATTGAAACCAGGGTTGCACCTTGACatgtcaatttaaaattaaaatgaacagGCCTTTTTGTCACAAAGGCTTATGCTAATACCCTAGCCATGagcgaaaaataaaaatcagcaaTGAACTCTTTCCACTGGTTTTTATACTATACAAGTTCAACTTCACCAACCATTGTCATTATCATAAGATTCATATCAAGCCATTCAGCCGACCCAACATAATTCCAGGCCTAACTACACCAAAAACAGGAGTGCAAGTGCTGGGGAATCCATTTCAAGAGTAAAATCAAGACCATCACCAAGCACCTCATGTGGGGAATGGTGCTCAATTAAACACCAGCCAACACAAATAGACTATTTCCCAGATTCCACAATCCAATTTCAGATCAAGTCCAATGGCAGCAAACCACAATCCAATCGCATCAAACCACAATCCAATCGCATCAAACCACAATCCAATCGCATCAAACCACAATCAAACAAAGAGATTAAGTTTCGAAGGGCATACCAGAGTCTCTATCGTCGTCGTCGGTGGCactataacttaaaaaaaaaaaaacgaggcATGGAAATGTTAAAATCCCACGAATAATCTTCGCACAAAATTATAATGCAGTACTCTTAAATGATAACCTAAAAACAAAGCACCATAAATCATAACGCAAATTAAAGATATACCCACGGCGAAAACAGGTGACCTCACCGAAACAGCAAAACAGAGGAGATTTTTAGATGCACAGCAGACGGCCGGAAGGAGTGGTGCCGGTGGGAACGTTTTCCCCAAATAGATTGCACGGCCACCGCAGACGGAGGGAATGAGTGGTGCCGGTCGTTTTCCCCAAAAAGATTGCACAGGCACCGCAGAGGCGACGGAGGGAAGGAGGCGTTTCGTTGGGAAGGTTATAAACACATGAGAGAGACCAAATAATGGGGTTCGGTGGCACGGTTAGGGCACATAATTTGCTCCTGAGATAAAGCAAATGGGGGAAAGAGAAtatgagagagggagggaggaaaCGGGTTCGGCAGCAGGGCTAGGGCACATTATCTCTCTTCTGAGAGAGCAAATGGGCGAGAGAGAAAGACGAAATGACAGAGGGAAGGGGGGAAGTCCAACAATCGGGAGATTGGGTATAACGCAGGTACATGATTTTCAAATAGAATGCTTACGTGGCGAAATTTTAGTGGGTGCCGTTTTTATTAGAAGATAGGGCGTGCCTGCGGGAAGGTTTTCTCAATTATTAAACGAGTTAATTGTACGTCAATCCACGAAACCGtataacacaaatatatattactttttaaatttttttt
This genomic interval from Carya illinoinensis cultivar Pawnee chromosome 2, C.illinoinensisPawnee_v1, whole genome shotgun sequence contains the following:
- the LOC122301708 gene encoding protein FAR1-RELATED SEQUENCE 5-like, whose amino-acid sequence is MKDILSSSNSDEVDVMMSRNCRDIEDDTIETDSGVQQDDMNVEDCVNVEDGVDVGDGINNISSSSSGVFEPFVGKEFDEVEDAQAFYKAYARRTGFATRTNHTRLSKEDRKLILVEYVCSREGFRRESQKQIERKIPEPAETKIGCKATMCIKKDCEKWTVCKFVREHNHELLTPRSTSLLRGHRCVTRVQKKLILTLNESGVPTRKIMSVLSKESGGDFNIGCIGKDVENYLGNKRRKLFKEGDAQRLYAYFLDRQCKEPGFVYSMQVDENGCMGSCFWADARSRAAYQYFGDVVTFDATYLTNIYKMPFVPFSGVNHHHQTIMFGCALLVNETAESYIWLLRTWQEAMLGRAPSTIITDDDKAMAKAIGVVLPNTTHRLCLWHILQKFPEHLAHVYNKFPDFQKDFRHCIHETITTDEFEQEWSSILGKYSLLDNDWLQNLYNRRDKWVPAYLRTTFCAGMSTTQRSESMNKFFKDYVRSSTMVSDFVHQYEKALDARYFKEKEKDVQTKSTRAVMKTLWKIESDAASVYTRKSFMIFQDELFNSQRYIPTKVGKEGERRIYGVIPNGKEQPIYHVTLDSGDAKAICTCHMFEFVGILCRHVLCVLGKKSKLEIQPPLSCLRQGPQGVALYGRY